A window of the Pseudomonas fluorescens genome harbors these coding sequences:
- a CDS encoding peptidoglycan DD-metalloendopeptidase family protein — protein MPLRLLFFCGLFMASTSTVAMTIYKSTDANGVVSYSDRPSKGSQVFVFQDRMVERLERQVYLDIKKQKGADVVFVRNDLYAPVEVALAFTGMSNVRGAPAQTIRRVLPARSNTRLALLTAVSGGKPLVYTPMFQYSLGDPAGAAQGYRYPFPWRGGPFRLSQGANGDYSHFGPKNKYAMDIAMPVGTPIIAARAGVVVKTENSQNGRGTDPSGNFVRILHDDGTMGVYLHLKQGSVSVREGQRVTVGSPLALSGNTGNSSGPHLHFVVQRNTGMGLVSIPYQFNQPLGALPNFALGKQ, from the coding sequence ATGCCCCTGCGCCTGCTGTTTTTCTGTGGTCTGTTCATGGCCTCCACCTCGACTGTGGCCATGACGATCTACAAATCCACCGATGCCAACGGAGTGGTTTCGTACAGCGACCGTCCGAGCAAAGGCTCCCAGGTGTTCGTGTTTCAGGACCGGATGGTCGAGCGCCTCGAGCGCCAGGTCTATCTCGACATCAAGAAGCAGAAGGGCGCAGACGTGGTGTTCGTGCGCAACGACCTGTACGCGCCGGTCGAGGTGGCGTTGGCGTTTACCGGGATGAGCAACGTGCGCGGTGCACCGGCGCAAACGATCCGCCGGGTGTTGCCGGCGCGCAGCAATACGCGGCTGGCGCTGCTGACGGCGGTTTCCGGTGGCAAGCCGCTGGTGTACACGCCGATGTTCCAGTATTCCCTCGGTGACCCTGCTGGCGCGGCTCAGGGCTATCGCTATCCGTTTCCGTGGCGGGGCGGGCCGTTCCGTCTGAGTCAGGGTGCCAATGGCGATTACAGCCACTTCGGGCCGAAGAACAAATACGCGATGGACATCGCCATGCCGGTCGGCACGCCAATCATTGCGGCGCGCGCCGGCGTGGTGGTGAAGACCGAGAATTCCCAGAACGGGCGCGGCACCGATCCGTCCGGCAACTTCGTGCGGATACTGCACGACGACGGCACGATGGGCGTGTACCTGCATCTCAAGCAAGGATCGGTGAGTGTGCGGGAAGGTCAGAGAGTGACGGTGGGCAGCCCGCTGGCGCTGTCCGGCAACACCGGGAACAGCAGCGGCCCGCACCTGCACTTTGTGGTGCAGCGCAACACCGGGATGGGGCTGGTGTCGATTCCGTATCAGTTCAACCAGCCGCTGGGAGCGTTGCCCAACTTTGCGTTGGGCAAGCAGTAA
- a CDS encoding response regulator, protein MSKISVLVVDDASFIRDLVKKCLRNYFPGIRTEDAINGKKAQAMLAKEAFDLVLCDWEMPEMSGLELLTWCREQDNLKTMPFIMVTSRGDKENVVQAIQAGVTGYVSKPFTNEQLLTKVKQALNKVGKLDTLMNSAPTKMNSAFGNDSLSALTGGKAAVVGSTPAAASANPFAKPAAAAPAPAAAPQRGLLNSQPVKAPAASSAPAGGRGQGQLRLPSGTQQCVIKALSIKEALLVVKRTDTLPQILDSAVLDLEQGDNAEIARLNGYLHAVVAHEPKPDSDWLQLTFRFVDQDAQKLDYISRLIARGTAQKHFVPGA, encoded by the coding sequence ATGAGCAAGATCAGTGTGTTGGTCGTGGACGATGCATCGTTCATTCGTGACTTGGTGAAAAAGTGCCTGCGTAATTACTTCCCGGGGATCCGCACCGAGGACGCCATCAACGGCAAGAAGGCCCAGGCCATGCTGGCCAAGGAAGCCTTCGACCTGGTGCTGTGCGACTGGGAAATGCCGGAAATGTCCGGCCTCGAACTGCTGACCTGGTGCCGGGAGCAGGACAACCTCAAGACCATGCCGTTCATCATGGTCACCAGCCGGGGCGACAAGGAAAACGTCGTGCAGGCGATCCAGGCCGGTGTCACCGGTTACGTCAGCAAGCCGTTCACCAACGAGCAACTGCTGACCAAGGTCAAGCAGGCCCTGAACAAGGTCGGCAAGCTCGACACCCTGATGAACAGCGCCCCGACCAAGATGAACTCGGCGTTCGGCAACGACTCCCTGAGCGCGTTGACCGGCGGCAAGGCTGCCGTGGTCGGTTCCACACCGGCTGCTGCTTCGGCCAACCCGTTTGCCAAGCCTGCCGCTGCAGCCCCGGCACCTGCCGCCGCGCCACAGCGTGGCCTGCTCAACAGCCAGCCGGTGAAAGCCCCGGCAGCCTCCAGCGCTCCGGCCGGTGGTCGCGGTCAGGGCCAACTGCGCCTGCCGAGCGGCACCCAGCAATGCGTGATCAAGGCCCTGAGCATCAAGGAAGCGCTGCTGGTGGTGAAACGCACCGACACCCTGCCGCAAATCCTCGACAGCGCCGTGCTCGATCTGGAGCAGGGCGACAACGCCGAAATCGCCCGCCTCAACGGCTACCTGCACGCCGTCGTTGCCCACGAGCCGAAACCCGACAGCGACTGGCTGCAACTGACCTTCCGCTTCGTCGACCAGGACGCGCAGAAGCTCGACTACATCTCCCGCCTGATCGCCCGCGGCACGGCGCAGAAGCACTTCGTTCCGGGCGCGTAA
- the phoU gene encoding phosphate signaling complex protein PhoU: protein MISKEGLTHHISAQFNAELEEVRSHLLAMGGLVEKQVNDAVTALIEADSGLAQQVREIDDQINQMERNIDEECLRILARRQPAASDLRLIISISKSVIDLERIGDEATKIARRAIQLCEEGEAPRGYVEVRHIGDQVRNMVRDALDAFARFDADLALSVAQYDKIIDREYKTALRELATYMMEDPRSISRVLSIIWVLRSLERIGDHARNISELVIYLVRGTDVRHMGLKRMKEEVEGTSGETANVPGDADDK from the coding sequence ATGATTAGTAAAGAAGGCCTTACCCATCACATTTCCGCGCAGTTCAACGCCGAACTGGAAGAAGTGCGCAGCCACCTGCTGGCCATGGGCGGGCTGGTCGAGAAACAGGTCAACGACGCGGTCACCGCGCTGATCGAGGCCGACTCGGGCCTGGCCCAGCAAGTGCGCGAGATCGACGACCAGATCAACCAGATGGAACGCAACATCGACGAAGAATGCCTGCGCATTCTGGCCCGTCGTCAGCCGGCGGCCTCCGACCTGCGTCTGATCATCAGCATCTCCAAGTCGGTGATCGACCTTGAGCGCATCGGCGACGAAGCGACCAAGATCGCCCGTCGTGCGATTCAATTGTGCGAAGAGGGTGAAGCGCCGCGTGGTTACGTCGAGGTTCGCCACATCGGCGACCAGGTGCGCAACATGGTCCGCGATGCGCTGGACGCCTTTGCCCGCTTCGACGCCGATCTGGCGTTGTCGGTGGCGCAGTACGACAAGATCATCGACCGCGAATACAAGACCGCCCTGCGCGAGCTGGCGACCTACATGATGGAAGACCCGCGCTCTATCTCGAGGGTCTTGAGCATTATCTGGGTACTGCGTTCGCTGGAGCGGATCGGCGACCACGCACGCAACATCTCGGAACTGGTGATTTACCTGGTGCGCGGCACCGATGTGCGCCACATGGGCCTCAAGCGCATGAAGGAAGAAGTTGAAGGGACAAGTGGCGAAACCGCTAATGTTCCGGGCGATGCTGACGATAAGTAA
- the pstA gene encoding phosphate ABC transporter permease PstA, translating into MKQNSLKGWFKSGAPGVWISGGAVSIAVIMTIGLLAVIAVRGLGHFWPADLIHASYDVPGQGQHLVVGEVVQKEEVPRARLKSAGLPVPDEGPEFMTRELIKVGNRDLNGNDFTWIVGEWLTNQTNPPELMALERREWGNFYGYLVNVKQDGKVIAEGEAAWPELQARINRVNGLAAQLKSLEKTDIGAINAGLERIRLHGRKLELEGKLDPAAQADMDAERAELNARYQDIEARLADLHAQFNRDALTARDANGKEIEIGLGKVVHAYQPNAMGTMTKIGFYFSKVWEFLSDDPREANTEGGIFPAIFGTVMMTLIMAMIVTPFGVLAAVYLREYAKQNTLTRVIRIAVNNLAGVPAIVYGVFGLGFFVYVLGGSLDRLFFPEALPAPTFGTPGLLWASLTLALLAVPVVIVATEEGLARIPRTVREGSLALGATKAETLWKIVLPMASPAMMTGMILAVARAAGEVAPLMLVGVVKLAPSLPVDGNYPYLHLDQKIMHLGFHIYDVGFQSPNVEAARPLVYATALLLVLVIATLNLSAVYIRNHLREKYKALDS; encoded by the coding sequence GTGAAACAGAACTCCCTGAAAGGATGGTTCAAGAGCGGCGCCCCCGGCGTCTGGATCAGCGGCGGCGCGGTGTCCATCGCGGTCATCATGACCATTGGCCTGCTGGCGGTGATCGCCGTGCGCGGTCTGGGTCACTTCTGGCCGGCGGATCTGATCCACGCCAGCTATGACGTACCGGGCCAGGGCCAGCATCTGGTCGTGGGCGAAGTGGTGCAGAAAGAAGAAGTGCCGCGCGCCCGTCTGAAGAGCGCCGGCCTGCCGGTGCCGGACGAAGGTCCGGAATTCATGACCCGCGAGCTGATCAAGGTCGGCAACCGTGACCTGAACGGCAATGACTTCACCTGGATCGTCGGCGAGTGGCTGACCAACCAGACGAACCCGCCGGAGCTGATGGCGCTGGAGCGTCGCGAGTGGGGCAACTTCTACGGCTACCTGGTCAACGTCAAACAGGACGGCAAGGTGATCGCCGAAGGCGAAGCCGCATGGCCTGAGCTGCAAGCGCGGATCAACCGCGTGAACGGCCTCGCCGCGCAGCTCAAGTCGCTGGAAAAAACCGACATCGGCGCGATCAACGCCGGCCTTGAGCGCATCCGTCTGCACGGTCGCAAGCTGGAGCTGGAAGGCAAACTCGACCCGGCCGCCCAGGCGGACATGGACGCCGAGCGCGCCGAGCTGAACGCTCGCTATCAGGACATCGAAGCCCGTCTGGCCGATCTGCACGCGCAGTTCAACCGTGACGCCTTGACCGCTCGTGATGCGAACGGCAAGGAAATCGAAATCGGCCTGGGCAAAGTGGTTCACGCCTATCAGCCGAACGCCATGGGCACGATGACCAAGATCGGTTTCTACTTCAGCAAGGTCTGGGAGTTCCTGTCCGACGACCCGCGTGAAGCGAACACCGAAGGCGGGATTTTCCCGGCGATCTTCGGCACCGTGATGATGACCCTGATCATGGCGATGATCGTGACCCCGTTCGGCGTGCTGGCGGCGGTGTACCTGCGTGAATACGCCAAGCAGAACACCCTGACCCGGGTTATCCGGATCGCGGTGAACAACCTGGCGGGTGTTCCGGCGATTGTTTACGGCGTGTTCGGTCTGGGCTTCTTCGTCTACGTGCTGGGCGGTTCGCTCGACCGTCTGTTCTTCCCGGAAGCGCTGCCGGCACCGACCTTCGGTACGCCGGGTCTGCTGTGGGCTTCGTTGACCCTGGCGCTGCTGGCGGTGCCGGTGGTGATCGTGGCCACTGAAGAAGGTCTGGCGCGGATTCCTCGCACCGTGCGTGAGGGCTCGCTGGCTCTGGGCGCGACCAAGGCTGAAACCCTGTGGAAGATCGTTCTGCCGATGGCCAGTCCGGCCATGATGACCGGCATGATCCTCGCCGTGGCTCGCGCCGCCGGTGAAGTGGCGCCGCTGATGCTGGTGGGTGTGGTGAAACTGGCGCCGTCGCTGCCGGTGGACGGCAACTACCCGTATCTGCACCTGGATCAGAAGATCATGCACCTGGGCTTCCACATCTACGACGTCGGCTTCCAGAGCCCGAACGTCGAGGCCGCGCGGCCGCTGGTGTACGCCACGGCGCTGTTGCTGGTGCTGGTGATCGCCACCCTGAACCTGTCGGCGGTGTACATCCGTAACCACCTGCGCGAGAAGTACAAGGCGCTGGACAGCTGA
- the pstB gene encoding phosphate ABC transporter ATP-binding protein PstB, producing MQHETHTHGINMSALGRDKQSLNLEQETVAIEVPGLSLFYGEKQALYDVSMNIPKQRVTAFIGPSGCGKSTLLRTFNRMNDLVDGCRVEGAINLYGNNIYRKGEDVAELRRRVGMVFQKPNPFPKTIYENVVYGLRIQGINKKRILDEAVEWALKGAALWDEVKDRLHDSALGLSGGQQQRLVIARTIAVEPEVLLLDEPCSALDPISTLKVEELIYELKSKFTIVIVTHNMQQAARVSDYTAFMYMGKLVEFGDTDTLFTNPAKKQTEDYITGRYG from the coding sequence ATGCAGCACGAAACACATACCCACGGCATCAACATGTCTGCCCTGGGCCGCGACAAGCAGAGCCTGAACCTCGAGCAGGAAACCGTAGCCATCGAAGTGCCGGGCCTGAGCCTGTTCTACGGCGAGAAACAAGCGCTGTACGACGTCAGCATGAACATTCCGAAACAGCGCGTGACCGCCTTCATCGGCCCGTCCGGATGCGGCAAGTCCACGCTGCTGCGTACCTTCAACCGCATGAACGACCTGGTGGACGGCTGCCGCGTCGAAGGTGCAATCAACCTGTACGGCAACAACATCTACCGCAAGGGCGAAGACGTGGCCGAGCTGCGTCGCCGGGTCGGCATGGTGTTCCAGAAGCCTAACCCGTTCCCCAAAACCATCTACGAAAACGTGGTCTACGGCCTGCGCATCCAGGGCATCAACAAGAAGCGCATCCTCGACGAAGCCGTCGAGTGGGCACTGAAAGGCGCGGCCCTGTGGGACGAAGTCAAAGACCGTCTGCATGATTCGGCACTCGGACTGTCCGGTGGTCAGCAACAGCGTCTGGTGATCGCCCGTACCATCGCAGTTGAACCGGAAGTGCTGCTGCTCGACGAACCGTGCTCGGCCCTCGACCCGATCTCGACCCTGAAAGTCGAAGAGCTGATCTACGAGCTCAAATCCAAGTTCACCATCGTCATCGTGACCCACAACATGCAGCAGGCGGCGCGGGTGTCCGACTACACGGCGTTCATGTACATGGGCAAACTGGTGGAATTCGGCGACACCGATACCCTGTTCACCAATCCGGCCAAGAAGCAGACCGAAGACTACATCACCGGTCGTTACGGCTGA